TAGGATTTATTTCTTAATTTGGTATTAATGGCGTTTTTACTTGCTTTTGTGCTTATATTTTGATTTTATTTGGCTATTTTTTGCTATTCATGTTTATAGTAGCCTACGTATAAAGATTATTTTGTTAAATTGCACTTAGTCATTCACTTTCCATTTACAAGTATCAATCTTGGTAAATACTTAAGAATAGCTAGAAAGTTTTATAAACATAAAGAAAAAGCGGGAATAATCCCGCTTTTCGATTGTCAATTAGCGACGTAAGCCTAAACGATTGATTAGTTCACGGTAACGTTGAACGTCAGTTTCACGAAGATATTTAAGTAAGTGACGACGACGACCTACCATTTTTAGAAGACCACGCTCAGAGTGGAAATCTTTTTTGTGTGTACGTAAGTGAGTGTTTAAAGCGTTGATTTCAGCTGTTAAAACTGCAACTTGTACTTCTGGAGAACCAGTGTCACTTTCGTGAGTACGGTACTCAGCGATAATTTCGTTTTTACGTTCTTTTGTAATAGCCATTTGTATTGACCTCCTAAATAATTGTTTAATCCCCATTAGCACAGTAAACGTTGGAGTCATCGGTATACCGAGCTAAGGTTAAGCACTTTATGCACTTATGAATGTTACCATAAAATAATGGGTCAAGCAAGTAATAACGTTGTTCTGGCAAACGTCCAAGCATTACAGACCTCAAGCAAATAGTGCTGAGTAAGCGAAACAGTACTGTAAGAGGGAGTGATTCTATCCTATTTAATACCATTTTACTCTGCATGCATTTTGACAGCGTCTACTCGATTACGTTAAAAAAGTGAATAGCCTCTTGCTTATCTTTTTCTATTTGTGTTTTTAACGCTTCGATTCCGTCGAATTTACGCTCGCTTCGAATACGTTTATACCAAGCAACATGCACTTCCTCGCCATAGATGTTTTTCTCGAAGTTTAAAATATGAACCTCGATAGACAGTTGCTTGTCATTAGGATCTTTAAATGTTGGTTTATAGCCTACATTACATACGCCATCATACCAATTATTTTGCACAAGTAGACGAACAGCATACACACCACTTGCTGGGATGTATGTGCCCTCTAATGCTTGAACATTGGCAGTAGGGAAGCCTATCGTACGTCCGCGCTTATCGCCATGCACAACAATACCTTTTATGTCAAAAGGTCGCCCTAGAAGCATTCTTGCTGCCTCCATATCCCCCTCCTGCAATAACTTACGAATACGCGTTGAGCTAATTTTCTCAAGCGCATCGGTTTTCTTATCGACAACTGTTACACCATATTCCCCATTACTTAATGCACGCATATCTTCCATTGTGCCTTTACCAAATGCACCAAACGAAAAATCAAAGCCTGCTGTAACGTGTTGAATGTTTAATCCTCGAATAAATGTATCAATAAAAGCAGCAGGTGACAGCTTTGCAAAGTCCGATGTAAAATGGACAACAAATACAGTATCTACACCTTGTTCTTCAAACAGCTGCAATTTCTGCTGTAATAATGTAATATAGAATACTTTTTCATTTCGTCCGCCTAGCACTAAAGATGGATGCGGATCAAATGTCATTACGGCAGTTGAAATTTGTCGCTTGTCCGCCTCTTGCTTGGCAGCAGCAATAACCGCCTGATGTCCAATATGTACACCATCAAAAAAGCCAATTGCCAATGAGTAAGGCTGTATGCTTTCTCGTTGCTGTAATTGGTGTGGGTATTTTAAATGAATGACCTCCATACAAAAAATCCTCCTACTCTATCGTCGGAAACATTTTATGTGGTTTCATGTACCCTTCCTTAGTCGGATGGGCTTGATAAACCGCAAATGCTTTTCCTTTGATTCCAAACACAATTTTATCATGCACCTTTAATAATGCATCTGCTGGAAGCACTTGTCCATTGAAAATTTCTTTTTCATTAGCGGCAGTTATTTCAATATATGGATAGTCTGATAATGCATATTCTACAGGAAGTATGCATGTATTGATTTGTTCATTTTCCATTAATTCTGTAACTTGTGCCAGTGTAAAGCAATTATCTTGCGTAAATGTACCTGATGCTGTTCGCACAAGCTCATGCATATGTGCAGGATATCCAAGTGCATCGCCTATTTGTACAGCAAGTGTACGAATATACGTACCTTTGCTACATGAGATTCTTACAGGGAATGTAATTTCATGTCCTTCGTAAGTTTCCTTCTCATCAAGTAACTCTAATGCATAAATTGTAACCTGTCTTGTTGGTCTTTCAACAGTCTCACCTTTACGAGCATATTCATATAAACGTTTGCCATTTACTTTTACAGCTGAAAACATCGGTGGCGTTTGATTAATGATACCAGTTAAGGAAGCTAATACATCGAGCAGCTCCGCACGTGTAAACGACTTATTTGTGTTATCTTCGGCTACTGTTTCTCCTTCGGCATCTTCAGTTGTCGTTGTTCGCCCAATTGAAATCACTGCCTCATAAGTCTTACCTGCATCTGTTAAATATTCTGCAATGCGGGTTGCCTGTCCGATACAAATTGGAAGAACACCTTCCACTCCTGGATCTAATGTGCCCGTATGGCCTACTTTTTTTGTACGCAATATTTTTCGTAATTTAAAGACGCAGTCATGACTTGTCATGCCACGTTCTTTCCACAGCGGTAAAATACCATTCATAAAAATCCCCCTTAAACAAAATTGCATAAAAAAAGTCTGCCTGCATGAAGATGCATGTGGCAGACTTTTACTGTTGTGCTTATTCTTTGTGTAAACCACGTAGCAATGAATCAATACGGTTCCCATATTCAATCGATGAATCGAATTCAAAGATTAACTCTGGTGTTCGACGTAAACGGATACGAGAACCGATTTCTGAACGGATAAAGCCAGCTGCTTTTACTAAAGCTTTTAGCGTTTCCTCACGTTCCCGTTCATTGCCTAAAGATGTAATATAAATTGTTGCTTGTTGTAAATCACCTGTTACATCTACACCAGTAACAGTAACGAAGCCAACACGCGGATCTTTAATTTTACGGCCAATAATATCACCAAGCTCTTTTTTCATTTGCTCAGCAACACGGTTTGAGCGTAGAGACATAATTAGTCACCTCAATTTCGATGTTCAAATATTTACGCTACAGGCGAATGATGATGGCGCATGTTCACACGCCACATCAGCCTTCCTGCAACTATCGCAAATATCCTTACTACTTATAAATAGTCTCGCCACACATTAAGCTGTTCCCAAGACGGATTTGACTCTAAATAATGTAGAGCATGATTGATTTCACGCTCTGCTGCTTCTTTCGAGGAAGAAACAGCAACAAGCGCTAATTTCGTACGTTGCCATACATCTTGATGGTCAATTTCTGCAATGGATACATTAAACTTCTGTTTTGTGCGAGTAATCATACGC
The genomic region above belongs to Lysinibacillus sp. FSL W8-0992 and contains:
- the rpsO gene encoding 30S ribosomal protein S15, giving the protein MAITKERKNEIIAEYRTHESDTGSPEVQVAVLTAEINALNTHLRTHKKDFHSERGLLKMVGRRRHLLKYLRETDVQRYRELINRLGLRR
- the ribF gene encoding riboflavin biosynthesis protein RibF — translated: MEVIHLKYPHQLQQRESIQPYSLAIGFFDGVHIGHQAVIAAAKQEADKRQISTAVMTFDPHPSLVLGGRNEKVFYITLLQQKLQLFEEQGVDTVFVVHFTSDFAKLSPAAFIDTFIRGLNIQHVTAGFDFSFGAFGKGTMEDMRALSNGEYGVTVVDKKTDALEKISSTRIRKLLQEGDMEAARMLLGRPFDIKGIVVHGDKRGRTIGFPTANVQALEGTYIPASGVYAVRLLVQNNWYDGVCNVGYKPTFKDPNDKQLSIEVHILNFEKNIYGEEVHVAWYKRIRSERKFDGIEALKTQIEKDKQEAIHFFNVIE
- the truB gene encoding tRNA pseudouridine(55) synthase TruB, whose protein sequence is MNGILPLWKERGMTSHDCVFKLRKILRTKKVGHTGTLDPGVEGVLPICIGQATRIAEYLTDAGKTYEAVISIGRTTTTEDAEGETVAEDNTNKSFTRAELLDVLASLTGIINQTPPMFSAVKVNGKRLYEYARKGETVERPTRQVTIYALELLDEKETYEGHEITFPVRISCSKGTYIRTLAVQIGDALGYPAHMHELVRTASGTFTQDNCFTLAQVTELMENEQINTCILPVEYALSDYPYIEITAANEKEIFNGQVLPADALLKVHDKIVFGIKGKAFAVYQAHPTKEGYMKPHKMFPTIE
- the rbfA gene encoding 30S ribosome-binding factor RbfA, whose translation is MSLRSNRVAEQMKKELGDIIGRKIKDPRVGFVTVTGVDVTGDLQQATIYITSLGNEREREETLKALVKAAGFIRSEIGSRIRLRRTPELIFEFDSSIEYGNRIDSLLRGLHKE
- a CDS encoding DUF503 domain-containing protein, with protein sequence MIVYVEVEFIVQTAHSLKEKRAVLQRMITRTKQKFNVSIAEIDHQDVWQRTKLALVAVSSSKEAAEREINHALHYLESNPSWEQLNVWRDYL